In Leishmania panamensis strain MHOM/PA/94/PSC-1 chromosome 13 sequence, the genomic stretch CTCGTACATCATGCGGCTCGAGCCTTGTGCCTGGCACACCGCCCAGAAGTTCGCTTGGCTCGCTTTCTGCGCATCTGCGTTCCATTTACTGCTGTTGTAGATGGCGCTAAACGAGAATCCGGCATAGCTGTAGCCACCCGAGGCCTTGTTGTCGGACCAGGTGGACGCGTCGCCGTTCCCGACCGCAAGAAGGTCCTGGCCAAACATGGCGCTCGGCCGCAGTTGCGACTTCAAGGGTTCGGTCTTGTTGAACCATGACGGGAAGCCGCCCTGCACGCCGTACACGCTCACTGAAGGCGACAACGGTTCCAAGAAGTAGTTGCCGGCATAGAAGGTGACGCCAACGTGGCTTATGTACAGCGGCAAGTCTGGGTTATCGTCCATCTCGGACCAACGGCCTTGGTTCCAGCGCCAGTAGCAGCCGAAGGACGCGCCAGCGCCGGAGCCGATGACGTGGTCAACTAGGGGTGGAGGGCAATTGATCAAGGGGTTTGCGTTCGTGCTGGCCGCAAGGTACGCGTACCACTCcgtggcagcaccggcacctcGTGCCGCCTGAATGACAGCGGTGTGCAGCGCGGCCGTTGGCTCGCCAGCAATGTAGCCGCCACCCTCTTGACAGAGAAGACGGCTTTCCATCTTGTCGCCGCTTCGGTCGGGCCTCACGAAGGTGGTCACCACCGGCACGTACGCAAAGCCTTGCACATACTCGACGCCGTAACTGAggagcacgagcagcagcatcgcaaCGGACAGAGTGGTggggcgacgacgacgagcgcCATCCATGTGGTGGGGCGTCACTGCCCCATCGAGCTGCACTGCCATGCTAAGTGCTCGGTGTGGTTTTCCTGTCGTAACACAGTGTCTCTGAGTGCTTGCGAGggatacacagagagagaaatgatGGAGATGAAGAAGATGATCAACGAAGCCTGGCGAAACGGAGTCCCAACCGGATAGGAAGTGaaacacacgagagagaTTTGAGGGGGCGGGCGGGGCGAAGAGCGACAAGAAACTTTGTAGAGGTGCTTGAGTGTGCAAAGacagaaggagggggagaagagagtgcGTCAATGGAAGAGTCGCCAGTGCAACGGGCACAACTTTCACAAAGTTGATGATGACGCTTTtcctattttttttttgcttctctcttgtgctctGTCAGTTTTTATTCTTAATTCCTGGTGTCTCCCTGTTGTTGTGATTGCCTCGTGGTCTCTTCAGCTTTTTGTGCCTGTTTGCCTGATGCGCTGCCACAGTGAACGGCCAGCTTTGTAGacgacgtgtgcgtgtgcgagtagcggagagggggagggaataAGGataaggagagagagccatTGAGAGAGACATGCGGCGGAAACGCTGAAgcagaggggaaagggaagggcaTTCTGCATGATGGCGCATTTTTCGGGTATATAAAGAGGGGGGCCTTTTTATGTCCTCCACTCTCTGGACGCATTTGTAGGCAGAAGGTAAAGCGAGCGAAAAGGCCAGGGAAGCAACGACACATGTGAAACTGAACGTCGAGACAAAAGTGTCCAgtacggcagcggtgctcgcggcgaagaggaagaggagagaggaaggataGAGTcagtgacacacacacacacacacatgcatatGTGAAAGTGCAGATGctcctgtgcctgtgtgtatgtgtgtgtttcaCCATCACCATGGAAGAAGCCATCGAAACAGCACAACAGGAAAGGAGGCAATGGTGGAAGAAAAGGTGTGTGGAGGCGGGGGAATGAGCTCGCAAACATGAAAAGCTCAAAAAATCGAAGACAGTGGTGGAGAGGCTACTCGTTTCACGGGCTTGCGGTGTCGGGAGGGGGAGCCGAGGGGAGAGCTGAGGTCTATAAAAAAGCACAGAGGTGCAGACAACGAAAAAGACCACTCTGTTTCCTTCTCTATGGCTGACTGCCTTACCTCTTCTATTTCACTCTGTACATCGTTCCCtatttcctctctccctgcaaaggtgtgtgtgtgtgtgtggggggggtgacGTGCCTCACGTAGAGACCAGTGAGCGTGATCGCCACAAGCATGTATCGGCACCCCGGTGTGTCAGTATCCCAtttccttcgcttctctctgaGCGTGGGAGAGCCCCTTCATTGCTTCTGTTGTGGACTCTGTTCTCTACTGCCACACCCACTTCGGCATCCCATGCAAGGCAACGAGGAGGGGACACGCATCACAGCACAGCTCaccacacctcctcccttaCGCGCAGACGTGCTCTTGTGCAGATCtgcgagagaagcgaagaaagagagaagagaagatgAAAAAACGAGAAAAACGAGAAGACAAAAAATGCGAGGAATGGCGGAGGAcaagcgagggaggggagggggggggggcacgcacgcgcacgttACAGCAGGCCCTGCGTCCATCCACATCAAAAGCAagcaaggaagaaaagagaagaacaaaaaCAAGCgacatgtgtgtgtatgtgtatgtatgAATGAATGAGTGAATGGGGTaataggggggaggggggagggccgGCAAACAAGTTTGGTGTCGCGATGCAGAGGAAGCGATGACATGCAAAGGAGAATGTCAgtatatatttatatatatatacgccccaccccaccccacctcacatacacacatacgcacacagcTGAGAGAGACTTGAATACACAAGGAAGCTGCAcatgcagaggaggagagaccaAACAGAGGTCAAGCAACATTCTCATGCACAGGAAACGAAAGAGACAGGCAAGGGACAacgacgaggagagagagagggtgtgtgtgtgtgtgtgtgcattaAGCGGAACGCGATCGAGAGCGTCTCATCGGAgtccccttttcctccttctctctttttttcttccctttccttcgtgCTGCCTTTATTATTCCATtcaaaaaatatatatataaagGAAGAAACATAAGAATAACCACCACGTGCACTACCTCTCTATACATGCCGCACGACAGCACCAAGGACAAGCAACGCGCAATGACTAggcacatacacatgcacacacacactctctcatatatatacatatgCATACATAAATTTACATAGAGGATATAATGTGCACATCTAACAGGAGAGCATGGAGGAGATACATTCATGCCTACcgactcacacacacatacacacatgcctAATGTGTAGAGGCCAgtaggaaagagaaaaagagagtaACTAAGCAAGAGCATAAGAGGAAAAGGTGCAGTGAAGTGAATTGAGGAGCGCGGGCTCAACGGGGAGGTGGTTGTAATCGCTTGACCTATCAGAGCAGGCGATACTCTCACGTTCAGAACGCGGGGAACAAAACAACATCACGCAAAGAACAGAGAGGATAACCCCAGTCCGCACAGGCCCCTACACACGGCAGATACATAGACATATacacgcctacacacatACAGTCCGTCatgcaagagaagagagagagagagcgaaggagcgTGAGCTGCGATCAACACGAAGCAggtatgtgcgtgtatgctgttcacacgtgtgtggggtggggtgaatagagggagggagaggtgaggagggggtagAAGGCGGTTGAGCAAAACCAAACCAAGACAGCGGATCAAAGAGGCGGACAACTCCAGCTTGAAGGGGGTagtagaggggggaggggatgagaAGAAGGGGCGGGTTATGGCAGGGAGGCAATAAAAGAAATATTcatggacacacacacacacacacacacacacacacacacgcacacccaccaaAGGAGAGATACCtgcggggtgggggcagtGAAAGGCGAGAAACGTGAacagagagcaaagaaaactCAAACCAGCAGACCAGCCCACAAGCACCGATGCATGCCCGCAGAAAAATAGAACGAAAATAGCATGAGAACCGAGCCCAGAAGCctaga encodes the following:
- a CDS encoding hypothetical protein (TriTrypDB/GeneDB-style sysID: LpmP.13.1180), coding for MAVQLDGAVTPHHMDGARRRRPTTLSVAMLLLVLLSYGVEYVQGFAYVPVVTTFVRPDRSGDKMESRLLCQEGGGYIAGEPTAALHTAVIQAARGAGAATEWYAYLAASTNANPLINCPPPLVDHVIGSGAGASFGCYWRWNQGRWSEMDDNPDLPLYISHVGVTFYAGNYFLEPLSPSVSVYGVQGGFPSWFNKTEPLKSQLRPSAMFGQDLLAVGNGDASTWSDNKASGGYSYAGFSFSAIYNSSKWNADAQKASQANFWAVCQAQGSSRMMYEQQDTSSKLQSLWWVVFFVALLVLCFVVFVLAACCQDNENMDEPPEDAPEWAQEETKQVTHTKSFVSTRSFTQQHNCHSSDDDMSVRNPGEACQQNQSNMYGANHNTANQLPYNQYPNPLSSQNGAYNQGMNNQYNDHSRVTNNWM